The following coding sequences are from one Perognathus longimembris pacificus isolate PPM17 chromosome 13, ASM2315922v1, whole genome shotgun sequence window:
- the Rtn4rl2 gene encoding reticulon-4 receptor-like 2, with protein sequence MLPGLRRLLQGPASACLLVLLLALRPAAPSCPMLCTCYSSPPTVSCQANNFSSVPLSLPPSTQRLFLQNNLIRTLRPGTFGPNLLTLWLFSNNLSTIYPGTFRHLQALEELDLGDNRHLRSLEPDTFQGLDRLQSLHLYRCQLSSLPGNIFRGLVSLQYLYLQENSLLHLQDDLFADLANLSHLFLHGNRLRLLTEHVFRGLGSLDRLLLHGNRLQGVHRAAFRGLSRLTILYLFNNSLASLPGEALADLPSLEFLRLNANPWACDCRARPLWAWFQRARVSSSDVTCAAPPERRGRDLRALREADFQACPPAAPTRPGGRARGGGGNGSSNHLYGVGGAEAGGGAEPGAPPAHPSTLYRDLPAPEDARGRQGGDAPTEDDYWGGYGGEDRRGEQTCPGNACQAPANSRGPALWAGLRTPLLCLLLLAPHHL encoded by the exons GTCCTGCCTCGGCTTGCCTGCTGGTGCTGCTCCTGGCGCTGCGCCCCGCGGCCCCCAGCTGCCCCATGCTCTGCACCTGCTACTCCTCCCCGCCCACCGTGAGCTGCCAGGCGAATAACTTCTCCTCCGTGCCGCTGTCCTTGCCACCCAGCACTCAGCGTCTCTTCTTACAGAACAACCTCATCCGCACACTACGGCCAGGCACCTTCGGACCCAACCTGCTCACCCTGTGGCTCTTCTCCAACAACCTCTCCACCATCTATCCGGGCACTTTCCGCCACCTGCAGGCCCTGGAGGAGCTGGACCTTGGTGACAACCGGCACCTGCGCTCCCTGGAGCCCGACACCTTCCAGGGCCTGGACCGGCTACAGTCATTGCACCTGTACCGCTGCCAGCTCAGCAGCCTGCCCGGCAACATCTTCCGAGGCCTGGTCAGCCTGCAGTACCTCTACCTCCAGGAGAACAGCCTGCTCCACCTTCAG GATGACCTGTTCGCGGACCTGGCCAACCTGAGCCACCTCTTCCTCCACGGGAACCGCCTGCGGCTGCTCACCGAGCACGTGTTCCGCGGCCTGGGCAGCCTGGACCGGCTGCTGCTGCACGGGAACCGGCTGCAGGGCGTGCACCGCGCGGCCTTCCGCGGCCTCAGCCGCCTCACCATCCTCTACCTGTTCAACAACAGCCTGGCCTCGCTGCCGGGCGAGGCGCTGGCCGACCTCCCCAGCCTGGAGTTCCTGCGGCTCAACGCCAACCCCTGGGCCTGCGACTGCCGCGCGCGGCCGCTCTGGGCCTGGTTCCAGCGCGCGCGCGTGTCCAGCTCCGACGTGACCTGCGCCGCCCCGCCCGAGCGCCGGGGCCGCGACCTGCGCGCGCTCCGCGAAGCCGACTTCCAGgcctgcccgcccgccgcgcccacCCGGCCCGGCGGCcgcgcgcgcggcggcggcggcaacgGCTCCTCCAACCACCTGTACGGAGTGGGCGGGGccgaggcggggggcggggccgagcccgGCGCGCCCCCCGCGCACCCCTCCACCCTCTACCGCGACCTGCCGGCCCCCGAGGACGCGCGGGGCCGCCAGGGCGGGGACGCGCCCACCGAGGACGACTACTGGGGGGGCTACGGGGGCGAGGACCGGCGCGGGGAGCAGACGTGCCCCGGGAACGCGTGCCAGGCGCCTGCGAACTCGCGCGGCCCGGCGCTCTGGGCGGGGCTCCGCACCCCTCTGCTCTGCCTCTTGCTCCTGGCGCCCCATCACCTCTGA